In Piliocolobus tephrosceles isolate RC106 chromosome 4, ASM277652v3, whole genome shotgun sequence, the following are encoded in one genomic region:
- the LOC111541613 gene encoding uncharacterized protein LOC111541613, translating to MNQPRPGARPPRFLFSFSTPLAAGAARLQRRSFPGTLPLTPLSALSAAWLLLNPLTKRFRIAKACPCHPPCPSPRALPRGPRHLALPSPEQPGATLFEVQPRRRGASVCVCGAAVGLSVLGERRKTRRGAPAAGCPGSRPLRGLGGTGAQARTDAHLPRGNPVQPTEPLPSRLSRPQEPLRLQDQLLPAKFHKQDLIENGPWSTTTWEHILEKDS from the coding sequence ATGAATCAGCCGCGGCCGGGTGCGCGGCCACCAcgtttcctgttttctttctcaacTCCTTTGGCGGCAGGCGCAGCGCGGCTCCAACGCCGCAGCTTTCCGGGAACACTCCCCCTCACGCCCCTCTCGGCCCTCAGCGCCGCCTGGCTCCTCCTCAACCCCCTTACGAAAAGATTCCGAATTGCAAAAGCCTGTCCATGCCACCCGCCGTGTCCTTCCCCTCGGGCTCTGCCCCGGGGGCCCCGCCACCTAGCACTGCCATCCCCCGAGCAGCCGGGCGCCACTCTCTTTGAAGTGCAGCCGAGGAGGCGCGGCGCGAGCGTGTGTGTCTGTGGGGCTGCTGTGGGACTGTCTGTGCTAGGAGAGCGGCGGAAAACCCGGCGTGGAGCGCCTGCAGCCGGCTGCCCGGGGTCGCGCCCGCTGCGGGGCTTAGGAGGGACCGGCGCGCAGGCGCGCACGGACGCGCACCTGCCCCGCGGGAACCCCGTGCAGCCCactgagccactgccctccaggttGTCCCGACCGCAGGAGCCTCTGCGTCTCCAGGACCAGCTGCTTCCTGCGAAGTTTCACAAACAAG